The stretch of DNA ACTATCAGGTACGAAGGTAGGACACAGCTTGCCCTGCCTGTTGGAGGCTAAACTAAACACGTTGCAGGAGATGCGGCGGGGCTTGGATCGGGACCCTGTTGATGTGGGGAAGCAAAAGTCTAACCCTTTCCTCTTGTGCCACAACACCGAGTCCAGATCACTCTCTCCAAGCGGCTATTAGTTGTGGGCGAGGAAAACCTCCCGGAATCACGTTCAGAGAATGCTTACTAACATTTTCACAACCGACTCTTTTCTTTGTTGCATGGATTAGAAGCACGGAGCTGTATTTTGGGATATGGCTGCGTTAACCCCATGGGAATCGGTATGCCTTtggaataccacttgctgggaattgcagttgggGAGGGTTGCTGTTGCACCCGGGGCCCGCTGGCAAACTTCCTATAAGCATCcgactggccactgtgagtgcAGGATTCTGGaccagatcatagaattgtagagtcggaagggactacgagggtcatctagcccaacccccgtcAATGCACGAATCTTTTGTccacatggggctcgaacccatgaccccggGGTTAAGATCTCATgcttctactgactgagctatccaggtctttgatccagcaggactcttcttatgtagGCATACAGATTTCCATGGGGGAAGGGGGTGCTGGGAAAACCCGTGGACCcaatccctttcccctttctgttTGCTGCTTGACTCTCCATGTCGTGGGTGTTGAAATAATAACATTGTCAAAAACTGGGAAGCACAATCCCCTTGTCTAGACTAGTTGCTGGCTGTTGCTCTTGCCATCTGTCCTCGGCTTCAATTAATTCAGAATCCTTGTGCTAAATTCCACCACCCACTTTATGGCTACGATCATCTTCTCTCTGGCCTTGCGTTCCGTGCTTTGGTTCTTTCTTTCCTCCGGAGGCATCAGCTCCTTGTTCTCGCAGGGGAGGCGGGGAATCTGCTGGgctgcaactcctatcattcctggtggttagccatgatggctggtgCTTGTGTGAGTTGGGAGTTCCCAAAAAGCACCAAAGGTGCTTGTGTGAGTTGGGAGTTTCCTGCTTCTTTCCCTGCAAGCCTTGCTGTTCCTGCTCTGCACAACCTCATTTCTTACCAGCTCCCATGTTGGGGCATCATTCAGCCAGTTTGTAGGAAGGAAGGGACTCAAGCCCAGGGTGAACAGTGGAGAGGCAGCCATGGCCTTGAAGGAACAAGGGGTTGTCTCTGTCTAAGttgtgctcagagtagacccattgaaatggatttcgtttcagtgggtctactctgagaagggcTAGCATTGGAAACAACCGAAGGTGCTTGGTCTAGCAGGCTATGCCAGGGACCAAGAACCCAGGCAAGCGCTGAGCAGTTTGCTTTGGACGAGGCAACATGAGCAATGGGGAAGGGCTCAGTGGTAGACAGGGTGGGTAAAAAACCaatgatttaaaaatgaaaaatgaaaaaatcagatattttttatttaaatcagatttttaaattatttttttctgctttgcttctGCAGAATGGCTTGCTCATCTGCCCACATGGCCCGATTTGGGAAGCTCAGACTTTCCCCATGTAatagccatccagatgttgaaaGATCAAAGGAGACTTTGCTTGACCCATGTAACAGCACTCCTCTTTTGTGTCTGCATGCAGAGTTCAATTTGCTTAAAGCTTCTTTTGACTTCATGGAGCCCGCAAAAAGTGCTATAAACCTTTAACACcttgcggggaggggggaaggagaggaaacagCTAAATGGATCCCCCCCACCTGcacaccctttttaaaaatagcctcACTGTAAACaactgtttcctttaaaaaaaaaccaacaacattggAGGTGTCAATCGTTAGATGGAAATTCTCGGGTTTGGAATAACAAAACAAGGAAGTTCTTATGGAAGAGATGGGCCCTCCCTGTATAATTTTAGCATAAATTGGCAGACAAGGAAGTGTTGTCTTTTCCAGCTCTTCTTTGTTGTTCAGGAGGTGGAAAATAAGTGGCATCTCTCTAAATACAAATTCATTTAGTTAATTCTCCTAACAGCtagtttctggggtttttttcctgGTAGTTTGTTCCTCTAGATCAGGGAACTCCCAATAGACcgcaatctactcacagtattaaaaaaccggcagtgatctacccattgtcgtaaaaaagaaaacaactggcagtgatctacccaaagtttttgagctttttgggggaagcaaaagttgttgagcttttttaggaaaccaaagttgtggagctttttggagaaaggcaaagttgtggagctttcttACCGtagaaagccaaagttgttgttgttgttgttgttttgctttttttgcttttttctaagGAGATCGCTGGGaggccagagatcaaccaggaacaccctgtgatctaccagtagatcacgatctaccttacctgttggacatgcctgctctagataattCATTGGCATATGGATGGTCCATTAGAGTGGCCTAATATGTGAAATTTCAACTAACAATtataaagaaaatgttttcagaatCTGATAATATGTCATGCGTGACTCTTAAGTGTTAGCTTACAAAATGTACAGATTGTAGGGGGAAAAAACATCCCTTGccagtgctggaataagggaTTCAAGGATGTTTTAAATGTACTTACGATATGCTTTTGAAGGCTAAGCAATTCTGAACCCTGGTTTATGGAGCAGGTGGGAAGAGTCGGTGGGTGAACCaactaatacagtactgtatatggaacCAGAGTTGCAAAGGGATAGTTTGGCATGTTTATTTCAAAGCCCTTCCTGTGCTTGGTGGTGCTAGACCTACGACCAAAGCATGGGCACTGGGAAGTAGAGGTGCCACCCCCCTTCTCacaaaatcagatttttaaatgaatttttggcTGTACAAATGCAGCTCCTACAGGAAAGTCCCCCCTCTTCAAATAAAGTCATCTCTCGACCTTGGGggcagcgcggcgcggcggggCATCATGCCGTACGTCCTCATCAGTACTCAGATCCGCATGGAGGTTGGGCCCACCATGGTTGGCGATGAGCATTCTGACCCAAACCTGATGCAATACCTTGGGGCCACGAAAAGAAACATGTTGGGGAACCATTTCTGGGAATACTATGTGCAGGATGCCCCTCGGATCGTCTTGGACAAGCTGGAGAAGCGTGGTTATCGCGTGATCAGCATGACGGGAGTGGGCCAGACACTGGTGTGGTGCCTCCAcaaagaaagtacagagaactcAGATTTTCTCTCTGACCAAGATATTGCTGTAAATCGCCCAGCATAGTCCTGCCTTCATTTTCCAGCGTGTTACTCGTTTTAAGGCATTatgaaaaataggtaccactaccaCAAGCACATCATAGGAAGGTGGCCCAGTTAGGGCTGGCGTTGGCCTGAAGAGATCAATCCTTTTTGAGCATTAATTGGAATGCCAGTCCAGAATTGCCAATATAGCAGCATTATCCTAATTTGTTCCTGTTGAATGATGAAAAGCTGGCATTAAAGTAGCTCTCTCAGGCTAGAGTGGCTGGAGGGAGAAAAGGGCCAAGCTTATAAGATGGTTACTTTGCTGAGAAAGGGGCGGATGCTGCTGCAGAACAAGTTGATTATCAGTAAGCACAGCATATCTCCAAGCTTAAAATAATCTAGGGTGTACTCATTCAAGTTAAAGAGTATGAACAGAATCctgaatgtggttttttttttagctaccCCTTCTATACGCAAACTGGAAAATGTAGGCAAAAGGTCCTGTAAATATTTGAACATCAGTTTTGTAATTGTACCAGTCCGCTCATTGCTGGCATTATTTGGAACTGTGTTTATGCAGTAAGCTGTTCTTAAAATagctggcaaaataaaataatttaacaaacagaaaaaaaataaaataaagtcatcTCTCCCATTGTTTGCGATGGCATCTGAAATGATGACTGCTTATTCTCTTTTCAAGCCAACTCTGCAGGGCTCTGCCAGATTCCTAGGTTTGATGAAAAGACAGAACTTGGAGCCTTAGAAGTCTTCCCGACTGTAAACCGATGGCTTCAAAATAGCCTTTCTGCTGTGCTAGTACAACACGGGGGAACCGCAATTTCCCTTTGTGTGGCTCTGGAAATAatgctgttattgatattgttGTGTTTGCAAATGGGGTAATGTAATATAGTTGAGTTTTGCGGTATTCAGAATATGCATGTTATCAAATGtagccagcctttgccaacctggtgttttcatgtgctgtagatctacagcccccatcatcccaGATCGCTGGCCATGCCTTTGGGAATTGTAATCGTCCAGAGTGCAGTAGGTTGGGGAAGAGGGAGCAATATCCTCTCTCTCATGGTTTCCCTTCCTTTTGAGTCTTGCCTTTTTATTGTCATGCATTAAATGCCAGCACTGTCCACTCTGTGGGTTGGCGTCGGGAACTGGCATCATCAGCTGCTGCTGGGGTGTGCATGTGCCAGTGCCTGTccttagatcagtggttctcaaagtccagaatcagaggcagaagctgaagcaggagagtcggagaagggaggccaagaggcagagatgggttaGGCTGGTTAAGAGTCAAGCGtgtctctccttcctgctgcaacaggctcccctcctcccttgtctcccagaaccagaagaggcatgaaaagggcagaggagaggttggcttgcACActggcacagtctctgattgcttgaaaaaaagccctggaaagGAGGGGACTTGCTGTGAGGCAACAGGGACTTCCAGTCTCGGCAACTGATCTTCATGGAGGAAGACCACCAGGAATGAGCTACTCTTTTCATTAGGCcggacactcagccaagtctgtggagatcaCTTCTTTCCTTATAATAAAGAAtaaactttgaactgtgtgattactgaccagCATGCTTCTGTGACAGCAGCCCTGTTCTTTGCAGAAATAAAAAGGGAAGGCTCAAAGGGAGTGAGAGCCTTGAGATGGTGTTACTCAGCATGCAAGCCAGGCTTAGTACTTTTCTCTCTGCTTAGCTGTGTGGATTGGGCCAGCTGGAAGATGGCAAGTGGATAGACAGGAGGAAAAGTGTTGATCGCAGGGGAAGATGAGGATAACTGCAGGCAACTTGTCCAAGGGATTCCTGGAATTGGCACTGGGGAGGATAGAAGTACTGAGTCAaatccagacatccccaaacttcggccctccagatgttttggactacaattcccatcttccccagccactggtcctgttagctagggatcatgggagttgtaggccaaaacatctggagggccgcagtttggggatgcctggtcaaaccCATCAGTCCCCCATggtcagtattgtttacactgaccagTAGCAgccctgcagggtttcaggcagagagtatctcccagtcctaactgggaatgccagggattgaaccggagACCTTTGGTGTGCAAGGCGGGTTCTCTGCCACTGAACCATGGCCTGGTGGGTGGGCATCTCCCCACTGTCCAAAAGGTGATGCTTCAGTGCTTTGTGCCTTTCCCTGCCCACCTACCTGCCCCAGTTAGTGGACGTGGAATGAATTATGCAAATGATTTACATTTATAGAGTTGTCCTTGAATTGCCAGAACCAGAATGTGGATTGCTTTGGTGCTAGATTTAGtggaatcctcccccccccccccgcccaggaaTACAAGTACAGAACACTTAAATGCTGCCCATAATTGCCACCTATAATCTATAGCCTAAATTATGCCGGAAGTGTAACCATGTCCATTTTAAGACTGTGTTCTAGCTGGAGCTGCTGGGTGCCTGGTGTAATTAGCCGTGCCGTTTTTCTCCCCTTCGTACTTTGGCTTGCCAGGGATCTGATGTAACTAAGGTTGGCACGCTATCCTATTACTTGAGCGCCGAGAGAGGCCAAAGGCTGATTCATAGGCTGTCCCCTAGTGCCAGAGCAGCGGCTGCGGTTCTCCAGCTGGTTATTGGC from Zootoca vivipara chromosome 8, rZooViv1.1, whole genome shotgun sequence encodes:
- the LOC118089709 gene encoding GTP cyclohydrolase 1 feedback regulatory protein-like; amino-acid sequence: MNFWLYKCSSYRKVPPLQIKSSLDLGGSAARRGIMPYVLISTQIRMEVGPTMVGDEHSDPNLMQYLGATKRNMLGNHFWEYYVQDAPRIVLDKLEKRGYRVISMTGVGQTLVWCLHKESTENSDFLSDQDIAVNRPA